A window of Clostridium botulinum BKT015925 contains these coding sequences:
- the cls gene encoding cardiolipin synthase: MHSLFNIYKFLTYLNLIFALLIIFFERRNPSATWAWLMVLILIPGVGFILYLLLGQNLSRRKMFSLKTAEDRFHKKLLVQGKQLTNDTMEFKDKNMINYKDMVYMHLSNSQSVFTQDNNVKIYTNGYDKFNDLLSAIENAKHHIHMVYYIIKNDSLGNRIIDTLTKKALEGVEVRLLYDGMGGIRLPRYFFDNLKRAGGKVACFFPSLLPLVNIRVNYRNHRKIAIIDGREAYVGGFNIGDEYLGKNKKFGYWRDTHIRVTGSAVDSLQQRFLLDWRYASAEKITFDKKYFPTKHSHGEIGMQIVSSGPDSEWEQIKNGYLKMIQSAKQSIYIQTPYFIPDESIFEALKIASLSGVEVKIMIPSKPDHPFVYWASLSYVGDLLKSGAQGYAYNKGFIHSKTIVVDGKVCSVGTANMDVRSFKLNFEVNAFIYDSNISSDFKKIFKNDINDCTEITKQLYEHRSIIIKFKESISRLLSPVL; this comes from the coding sequence ATGCATTCCTTATTCAATATATATAAATTTTTAACATATTTAAACCTTATATTCGCCCTTTTAATTATATTTTTTGAAAGAAGAAATCCTTCTGCTACTTGGGCATGGTTAATGGTTTTAATTTTAATTCCAGGTGTTGGATTTATACTCTATCTTCTTTTAGGGCAAAATTTAAGTAGACGAAAAATGTTTAGTTTAAAAACTGCTGAAGATAGATTCCATAAAAAATTATTAGTTCAAGGCAAACAACTAACAAATGATACAATGGAATTTAAAGATAAAAATATGATTAATTATAAAGATATGGTCTATATGCATTTAAGCAATAGTCAGTCTGTATTTACACAAGATAATAATGTAAAAATATATACTAATGGCTACGATAAATTTAATGATTTATTAAGTGCCATTGAAAATGCAAAGCATCATATTCATATGGTTTATTATATTATAAAAAATGATTCCCTTGGAAATAGGATAATAGACACTTTAACTAAAAAAGCTTTAGAAGGAGTTGAAGTAAGGTTACTTTATGACGGAATGGGTGGAATACGACTTCCAAGATACTTCTTCGATAATTTAAAAAGAGCCGGTGGTAAGGTTGCTTGTTTTTTTCCATCCTTATTGCCATTAGTAAATATCCGTGTTAACTATAGAAATCACAGAAAAATTGCTATAATAGATGGTCGTGAAGCTTATGTAGGTGGTTTTAATATTGGGGATGAATATCTAGGTAAAAATAAAAAATTTGGTTACTGGCGCGATACTCATATCCGCGTTACAGGAAGTGCTGTTGATTCGCTTCAACAACGTTTTTTATTAGATTGGCGTTATGCATCGGCTGAAAAGATAACCTTTGATAAGAAATACTTTCCCACTAAACATAGCCATGGCGAAATAGGTATGCAAATTGTATCTAGTGGTCCAGATTCCGAATGGGAACAAATTAAAAATGGATATCTAAAAATGATTCAATCGGCAAAACAAAGTATTTATATACAAACACCTTATTTTATTCCAGATGAAAGTATTTTTGAAGCTTTAAAAATAGCTTCTTTATCAGGAGTTGAGGTGAAAATAATGATACCTAGTAAACCCGATCATCCATTTGTATATTGGGCATCTTTATCTTATGTTGGTGATTTATTAAAAAGTGGTGCACAAGGATATGCTTATAATAAAGGTTTCATCCATAGTAAAACTATTGTAGTTGATGGCAAAGTTTGTTCTGTAGGTACTGCTAACATGGATGTTAGAAGTTTTAAATTAAATTTTGAAGTTAATGCATTTATATATGATAGCAATATATCGTCAGACTTTAAAAAAATATTTAAAAATGATATAAACGATTGTACTGAAATAACTAAACAATTATATGAGCATAGATCTATAATAATTAAATTTAAAGAATCTATTTCAAGACTACTATCACCAGTACTATAA
- a CDS encoding carbonic anhydrase, which translates to MKGTFAVAISCMDGRIQNAVRKFMKNKFHVEYVDMVTEAGPDKILAEGTNEFLIESIKNRVKLSIDSHRAKAIAVVGHFDCAGNPVDKEQHIKDIKESIKRVESWGFDKKVIGIWVNHKWKAEEVV; encoded by the coding sequence TTGAAGGGGACATTTGCAGTTGCAATAAGCTGTATGGATGGTAGAATTCAAAATGCTGTTAGAAAATTTATGAAAAATAAATTTCATGTTGAGTATGTTGACATGGTTACAGAAGCTGGTCCTGATAAAATATTAGCTGAAGGTACAAATGAATTTTTAATAGAATCAATAAAAAATAGGGTGAAATTATCTATAGATAGTCATAGGGCAAAGGCAATTGCAGTAGTAGGACATTTTGACTGTGCTGGCAATCCTGTAGATAAAGAACAACATATTAAAGATATAAAAGAATCTATTAAAAGAGTTGAGTCATGGGGATTTGATAAAAAAGTAATAGGAATATGGGTAAATCATAAATGGAAAGCTGAAGAAGTAGTTTAA
- a CDS encoding WG repeat-containing protein translates to MKKNNELYPVLVNKKYGYMDDKGEVIIDTIYDYAEEFCDDLAIVGVEGNLGYINKKGEVVIDFKFKGANAFSEDLAAVQLGYEWGYINKKGEVVIPFNFIDAYNFSDGLALVQIGGKQGYINKKGEVVIEPKYDYAHSFSEGVAVVDINKRFGYIDKNGEMVIPAKYLSAGNFKEGLATVEVKRGYGFIDKNGDMLIEPDYEETDSFYGEYAIVCKNEKYGYINKNGETVIPTKYDNIDVMSEELIPVEIDGKWGYININDEMIIEPKFTDAYEFVNGLSLVETKGKFGYINKNGEYVWKPQK, encoded by the coding sequence ATGAAAAAAAATAATGAACTATATCCAGTACTTGTAAATAAAAAATATGGTTATATGGATGACAAGGGAGAAGTTATAATCGATACTATATATGATTATGCAGAGGAATTTTGTGACGATTTAGCTATAGTCGGAGTTGAAGGTAATCTTGGATATATAAATAAAAAGGGTGAGGTTGTTATAGATTTTAAATTTAAAGGAGCAAATGCATTTAGTGAAGATTTAGCTGCTGTTCAATTGGGATATGAATGGGGATATATAAATAAAAAAGGTGAAGTAGTAATACCATTTAATTTTATTGATGCTTATAATTTTAGCGATGGGTTAGCCTTAGTTCAAATTGGTGGTAAACAAGGATATATAAATAAAAAAGGTGAAGTAGTTATAGAACCTAAATATGATTATGCTCATAGTTTTAGTGAAGGAGTTGCCGTTGTTGATATAAATAAAAGATTTGGGTATATAGATAAAAATGGAGAAATGGTGATTCCAGCTAAGTATTTATCAGCAGGGAATTTTAAAGAAGGATTAGCAACTGTAGAAGTAAAAAGAGGATATGGATTTATTGATAAAAACGGTGATATGCTCATAGAACCGGACTATGAAGAAACAGATAGCTTTTATGGAGAATATGCTATAGTATGTAAAAATGAGAAATACGGTTATATAAATAAAAATGGAGAAACAGTAATTCCTACAAAATATGATAACATTGATGTAATGAGTGAGGAACTTATACCAGTTGAAATAGATGGTAAGTGGGGATATATAAACATAAATGATGAAATGATTATAGAACCTAAATTTACTGATGCTTATGAATTTGTTAATGGATTATCGTTAGTAGAGACTAAAGGGAAATTTGGATATATAAATAAAAATGGAGAATATGTGTGGAAACCTCAAAAGTAA
- a CDS encoding Rossmann-like and DUF2520 domain-containing protein yields the protein MNIGFIGGGQVGFSLGKYFCENGLNVKGYYSRTYRSACEASKFTNSSAYKSLEELIKHSDTIFITTPDDAIHDIWNKICKNDIKGKIICHTSGLLSSSIFSNINSSGAFGYSIHPMFPFCDKYNDYKKLKKAYFSIEGNIKYLNYLHSILSSLGNSVILIQQKNKALYHLANVTVSNLVLSIINLGCSYLEKCNISNEDCIKALFPLIESNVKNLKETGFLYSLTGPVERGDLGTLKSHMAAIPNDDKEIYKNLSLNLLKLCKIKNPKTNYRELEEYLGG from the coding sequence TTGAACATAGGTTTTATTGGAGGAGGACAAGTAGGTTTTTCGTTAGGAAAATATTTTTGTGAAAATGGATTGAATGTTAAAGGGTATTACAGCAGAACCTATAGGTCTGCATGTGAGGCTTCAAAATTCACCAATTCAAGTGCATATAAAAGTTTAGAAGAACTTATAAAACATAGTGATACAATTTTTATAACTACTCCTGATGATGCAATACATGATATATGGAATAAAATATGTAAAAATGATATTAAAGGTAAAATTATATGCCACACTAGTGGTTTATTATCTTCATCAATCTTTTCAAATATAAACTCTTCAGGTGCTTTTGGATATTCTATTCATCCAATGTTCCCATTTTGTGATAAATATAATGACTATAAAAAATTAAAGAAAGCTTATTTCTCAATAGAAGGTAATATAAAATACTTGAATTACCTACATTCTATTTTATCTTCTTTGGGTAATAGTGTTATTTTGATACAACAAAAAAATAAAGCTTTATATCATTTAGCTAATGTTACAGTTTCTAATTTAGTGTTATCTATTATAAATTTAGGATGTAGTTATTTAGAAAAATGTAACATTTCAAATGAGGATTGTATTAAAGCATTATTTCCGCTAATAGAATCTAACGTAAAAAATTTAAAAGAAACTGGATTTTTATATTCTCTAACGGGTCCAGTAGAACGAGGAGATCTGGGAACATTAAAGAGTCATATGGCGGCTATTCCAAATGATGATAAGGAGATATATAAGAACTTATCATTAAATCTTTTGAAGCTATGTAAAATTAAAAATCCTAAAACAAATTATAGGGAATTGGAAGAATATTTGGGGGGATAA
- the panB gene encoding 3-methyl-2-oxobutanoate hydroxymethyltransferase, whose translation MKNTIKTFQKAKTNKEKLTMLTAYDYSTAKLIDESGINGILVGDSVGMVCLGYKDTLSVTMEDMIHHIKAVTRGTKNTLVVGDMPFMSYQSSIYDAVVNAGRIIKEGGAQAVKLEGGSSVIKQIEAIVNAQIPVMGHIGLTPQSINVFGGFKIQGKNEERAKQLMEDAKALEQAGVFAIVLECVPDKLAEIITKEVSVPTIGIGAGASCDGQILVYQDMLGMFSDISPKFVKKFANVGELMKEGFKKYINEVKGETFPSTEHCFKVDDSVLEKLY comes from the coding sequence ATGAAAAATACTATAAAAACATTTCAAAAGGCTAAGACTAATAAAGAAAAGCTTACTATGCTTACAGCTTATGATTATTCTACAGCAAAATTAATAGATGAATCAGGTATTAATGGAATATTAGTAGGAGATTCTGTAGGAATGGTATGTCTTGGATATAAGGATACTTTAAGTGTAACAATGGAGGATATGATACATCATATTAAAGCTGTTACAAGAGGAACTAAAAATACTCTTGTAGTTGGGGACATGCCATTTATGTCATATCAGAGTTCAATTTATGATGCAGTAGTTAATGCAGGAAGAATAATAAAGGAAGGTGGAGCACAAGCTGTTAAATTAGAGGGAGGATCTTCAGTTATAAAACAAATAGAAGCTATAGTAAATGCACAAATTCCTGTAATGGGACATATAGGGCTTACCCCTCAATCAATAAATGTATTTGGTGGATTTAAGATACAGGGTAAAAACGAGGAAAGAGCAAAACAGTTAATGGAGGATGCAAAGGCTTTAGAACAAGCAGGAGTATTTGCAATTGTTCTTGAATGCGTTCCAGATAAACTTGCAGAAATTATAACAAAAGAAGTATCTGTTCCTACTATTGGTATAGGAGCGGGAGCTAGTTGTGATGGACAAATATTAGTTTATCAAGACATGTTAGGTATGTTTTCAGATATTAGTCCCAAATTCGTAAAGAAATTCGCAAATGTTGGAGAGCTTATGAAGGAAGGATTTAAAAAATATATAAATGAAGTTAAGGGAGAAACTTTTCCGTCTACAGAGCATTGTTTTAAAGTTGATGATAGTGTTTTAGAAAAATTATATTAG
- the panC gene encoding pantoate--beta-alanine ligase: MISLNKVDDVRKYINKWREEGLSIGLVPTMGCLHEGHKSLIDRAVKENDKVVVSVFVNPTQFGPDEDFNKYPRNLKSDMDICKKAGVSIIFNPNYSEMYCNDGSTYVNVEKLTEGLCGAKRQGHFKGVCTVVNKLFNIVNPRRAYFGEKDAQQLAVIKRMVRDLNFNIDIIGCPIIREDDGLAKSSRNKYLSYEERGAASILNKSLKYAKMSLENGERDVNKVKNIIKNKILEESLAKIDYIEIVDSVTLQNINIIERNILVAIAVFIGNTRLIDNFTFKLGV, from the coding sequence ATGATAAGTTTGAATAAAGTTGATGATGTTAGAAAGTATATTAATAAATGGAGAGAAGAGGGATTATCTATAGGACTTGTACCAACTATGGGGTGTTTACACGAAGGGCATAAAAGTCTTATAGATAGAGCAGTGAAAGAAAATGATAAAGTTGTCGTTAGTGTTTTTGTAAATCCTACTCAATTTGGACCAGATGAAGACTTTAATAAATATCCGAGGAATTTAAAAAGTGATATGGATATTTGTAAAAAGGCAGGGGTTAGTATAATTTTTAATCCAAATTATTCTGAAATGTATTGTAATGATGGATCTACCTATGTAAATGTGGAGAAACTAACTGAGGGTTTATGTGGTGCAAAACGACAAGGACATTTTAAAGGGGTGTGTACGGTAGTTAATAAGCTGTTTAATATAGTTAATCCAAGGCGGGCATATTTTGGGGAGAAGGATGCTCAACAGTTAGCTGTTATAAAAAGGATGGTTAGAGATTTAAATTTTAATATAGATATAATAGGGTGTCCAATAATAAGAGAGGATGATGGACTTGCTAAAAGTTCTAGAAATAAATATCTTTCTTATGAAGAGAGAGGGGCAGCATCAATTCTTAATAAGAGTTTAAAATATGCAAAGATGAGTCTTGAAAATGGAGAGAGAGATGTTAACAAGGTAAAAAATATTATAAAAAATAAAATACTAGAAGAATCACTTGCAAAGATTGACTATATTGAGATTGTTGATAGTGTTACATTACAAAACATTAATATAATAGAACGTAATATACTTGTAGCCATTGCTGTATTTATAGGAAATACTAGATTAATAGATAATTTTACTTTCAAATTGGGGGTATAA
- a CDS encoding ferritin family protein: MSYTTPGQPQGYPYCFVNKLREDIIAEVVAINQYSEILSKCCIPEVNKVIYEIRKDEERHFGLFLNLVRKYDPEQEQQYIRTMEQLKFKCPHSYDVTKGPTDLLILNYIREAIKGESEAIILYDQDIVEIPCKDARETLKLVSYEEKHHTEELVQILLNFDDGNYFPNK, from the coding sequence ATGAGTTATACTACTCCTGGTCAACCACAAGGTTATCCTTATTGTTTTGTAAATAAATTAAGAGAAGATATTATTGCTGAGGTAGTAGCAATTAATCAATATAGTGAAATATTATCTAAATGTTGTATACCTGAAGTTAATAAGGTAATTTATGAAATTAGAAAAGATGAGGAAAGACACTTTGGTTTATTCTTAAATCTTGTTAGAAAATATGACCCTGAACAAGAACAACAATATATTAGAACAATGGAACAGTTAAAATTTAAATGTCCTCACTCCTATGATGTAACTAAAGGGCCTACTGACTTATTAATTCTAAATTATATAAGAGAAGCTATTAAAGGTGAATCTGAAGCCATAATATTATATGATCAAGATATAGTAGAAATTCCATGTAAAGATGCAAGAGAAACTTTAAAATTAGTTTCTTATGAAGAAAAACACCATACTGAGGAACTAGTACAAATTTTACTAAATTTCGATGATGGAAATTATTTTCCAAATAAATAG